The Gymnodinialimonas sp. 57CJ19 genome includes a window with the following:
- a CDS encoding Ppx/GppA family phosphatase, protein MGEQDPDFGPFGLPLFDGPEARSLARVGVIDIGSNSVRFVVFDGAARSPAYYFNEKILCGLGAGFAETGRLNAEGRVRALSALKRFAVLAKEMDVTPMLTVATAAVRDAVDGPDFRADVLRDAGLEIQILTGAEEARLSAQGVLLGWPGAEGLICDIGGSSMELAELLGDGIVGTRRTSDLAPLKLMGMKGGKKAIRKHIREKVAALVAEFPTAPKRLFLVGGSWRAIARVDMVRRDYPLRVLHEYRMTPKAIMNTIKHIGEVDPDALRAETGTSAERMRLVPIASLVLKELVRQVRPKEVAISSYGIREGLLYDQMSDALRHRDPLIEAARHAEASSARHPGFGRALYRFVEPLFSGARPEKKRLVRAACLLHDVSWRAHPDYRAEVCFDNATRANLGGLTHGERIYLGLALLHRYKSNRSGTGFDPNLLNLLSDARVQEAENLGRAMRFGAMFATANPVDHGRLKYHPKRRELVLTLTSEEGRDLFGEVAQSRFKSLANAMGAEAIVKGLRKRR, encoded by the coding sequence ATGGGTGAACAAGACCCCGATTTCGGTCCCTTTGGGTTGCCGTTGTTTGATGGCCCCGAGGCGCGATCTCTGGCCCGCGTGGGGGTGATCGACATCGGATCAAACTCGGTCCGTTTCGTGGTTTTCGACGGTGCGGCGCGGTCTCCGGCCTATTATTTCAACGAGAAAATCCTGTGCGGGTTGGGGGCAGGCTTCGCCGAAACGGGCCGCCTGAATGCCGAGGGCCGGGTGCGGGCGTTAAGCGCGTTGAAGCGCTTTGCGGTGCTGGCCAAGGAGATGGACGTAACCCCCATGCTGACCGTCGCGACCGCGGCGGTGCGCGATGCCGTAGACGGGCCAGATTTCCGGGCCGACGTTCTGCGGGACGCCGGGTTGGAGATCCAGATCCTCACCGGCGCGGAAGAAGCCCGCCTGTCGGCCCAAGGGGTGCTGCTGGGGTGGCCCGGCGCGGAAGGGTTGATCTGCGACATCGGCGGCTCGTCCATGGAATTGGCCGAGCTGTTGGGTGACGGCATCGTGGGCACACGGCGCACCTCGGATTTGGCACCGTTGAAATTGATGGGGATGAAGGGTGGCAAGAAGGCCATCCGCAAGCATATTCGCGAAAAGGTCGCCGCCCTGGTGGCCGAGTTTCCAACGGCCCCCAAGCGCCTGTTCCTGGTGGGGGGATCATGGCGGGCGATTGCGCGCGTGGACATGGTGCGCCGCGATTATCCGCTGCGGGTTCTGCACGAATACCGGATGACGCCCAAGGCGATCATGAACACGATCAAGCACATCGGCGAAGTCGACCCCGACGCGCTGCGGGCCGAGACCGGCACCTCCGCGGAGCGGATGCGGTTGGTGCCCATTGCCTCGCTCGTGCTGAAAGAACTGGTGCGTCAAGTGCGCCCGAAAGAGGTGGCGATCTCCAGCTATGGCATCCGCGAGGGTCTGCTTTACGACCAGATGTCGGACGCCCTGCGCCACCGTGATCCGTTGATCGAAGCTGCCCGCCATGCCGAGGCATCATCGGCGCGGCATCCGGGCTTTGGCCGGGCGCTTTACCGCTTTGTGGAGCCACTGTTCTCGGGCGCTCGACCCGAGAAAAAGCGCCTCGTGCGGGCGGCTTGTCTGCTCCATGACGTCAGCTGGCGCGCCCATCCCGATTACCGCGCCGAGGTCTGCTTTGATAACGCCACGCGGGCCAACCTGGGCGGGCTGACCCATGGCGAACGTATCTATCTGGGGTTGGCGTTGCTGCACCGCTATAAATCCAACCGGTCAGGCACCGGCTTTGATCCGAACCTGTTGAACCTCCTTTCTGACGCCCGCGTGCAAGAGGCCGAGAACCTGGGCCGCGCCATGCGCTTTGGCGCGATGTTCGCCACCGCTAACCCGGTCGATCATGGGCGGCTGAAGTACCACCCCAAACGGCGCGAATTGGTCCTGACGCTGACCTCGGAAGAGGGGCGCGACCTGTTCGGCGAAGTGGCCCAATCGCGCTTCAAGTCGCTGGCGAACGCGATGGGGGCGGAAGCCATTGTGAAGGGGCTAAGAAAGCGACGGTAG